The following are encoded together in the Brassica napus cultivar Da-Ae chromosome A9, Da-Ae, whole genome shotgun sequence genome:
- the LOC106434160 gene encoding squamosa promoter-binding-like protein 8 — MLDYEWDNTSAIMGSGEERHHHQDLDTTRALSIFDPTQTNHQSPYNNFSPPLFSNQQHLTVVYGHQTAHNIPTNQFHHSFYDPNSYASSSSDSIYHAHSSASALFSFDQSGPAGSGSSYNFLVPKTEVDVVSRSLDFSTSNRIGLNLGGRTYFSAGDDDFVSRLYRRSRPGELLGMGNSLSTTTTPRCQAERCNADLSHAKHYHRRHKVCEFHSKASTVVAAGLSQRFCQQCSRFHLLSEFDNGKRSCRKRLADHNRRRRKCHQSASASGKHIPDIITTPKSANDSGVKSSSASPSNAPTPISLECFRQRQFQTTPSSSTSAIWGSLAPAYNL, encoded by the exons ATGTTGGACTACGAATGGGACAACACCTCCGCCATAATGGGATCCGGAGAAGAACGACACCATCACCAGGACCTTGACACAACCCGAGCCTTGTCCATTTTCGACCCGACCCAAACCAATCATCAGTCCCCTTACAACAACTTTTCTCCACCGCTGTTTTCTAACCAACAACATTTGACCGTCGTATATGGTCATCAGACCGCTCATAATATCCCAACAAACCAGTTTCATCACTCCTTCTACGACCCTAATTCTTACGCCTCCAGCTCATCCGATTCCATCTACCATGCTCACTCTTCTGCTTCAGCCTTGTTCTCTTTCGACCAAAGTGGACCAGCAGGATCCGGATCTTCTTACAACTTCCTCGTACCCAAGACGGAAGTGGACGTCGTCTCCCGGTCGCTCGATTTCAGCACGTCAAACAGGATAGGCCTGAATCTGGGAGGACGCACTTACTTCTCGGCCGGAGACGACGATTTCGTGAGCAGGCTGTACAGGAGGTCTCGACCCGGCGAACTGCTGGGAATGGGGAACTCGCTGAGCACTACTACTACTCCACGGTGCCAAGCGGAGAGATGCAACGCCGATCTGAGCCACGCCAAACACTACCACCGCCGCCACAAAGTGTGCGAATTCCACTCAAAAGCTTCGACGGTTGTGGCTGCGGGGCTCAGCCAGCGCTTTTGTCAGCAATGTAGCAG GTTCCATTTGCTGTCGGAATTCGACAACGGGAAACGGAGCTGCCGTAAGCGACTTGCTGACCATAACCGCCGCCGCCGCAAATGTCACCAGTCAGCCTCTGCCAGCGGCaaacacattccggatattatCACCACTCCAA AGTCAGCAAACGATTCGGGTGTAAAGTCGTCGTCAGCGTCTCCATCCAACGCGCCGACCCCAATTTCTTTGGAATGTTTCCGGCAGAGGCAGTTCCAAACCACACCGTCCTCTTCCACGTCCGCAATATGGGGTAGCTTAGCTCCTGCGTATAATCTTTAA
- the LOC106434155 gene encoding uncharacterized protein LOC106434155 translates to MEKVCCMCGDVGFSDKLFRCGHCRNRFQHSYCSNYYSEFAEPTEICDWCQSDDKKLSSVAKKGGSSVSSSKKKKASSSVNYESGVTNQSEYPSGGGIKHDNNHRDQVAKSVVAGPAGGGMPSPRTATRRYKLLKDVRC, encoded by the exons ATGGAGAAAGTGTGCTGCATGTGCGGCGACGTCGGCTTTTCCGACAAGCTATTCCGCTGCGGGCACTGCCGCAACCGCTTTCAACACTC TTATTGTAGTAATTACTACAGTGAGTTTGCGGAGCCGACCGAGATTTGCGACTGGTGCCAGAGCGACGACAAAAAGCTGAGCAGCGTTGCTAAAAAAGGCGGatcttctgtttcttcttcaaagaagaagaaggcttcTTCCTCCGTAAATTACGAGAGCGGGGTCACAAACCAATCGGAGTATCCTTCCGGTGGCGGGATCAAGCATGACAATAACCATCGTGATCAAGTGGCCAAGAGCGTTGTTGCCGGACCTGCAGGAGGCGGAATGCCGTCGCCGAGGACGGCCACGCGAAGGTACAAGCTTCTCAAGGATGTCAGGTGTTAG
- the LOC106369982 gene encoding uncharacterized protein LOC106369982: protein MRNQTGINTTRPENQSATASTLFTDAAWKAQDRTAGCGWIIHNPQERETTHGTSTELCVASPLMAEALAVREALLHARSLHLSNICLKSDNQVLVKALTSKQHPVELYGINLDIENLSSSFSSVSFSYISRTLNSAADALAKSALYGLNI, encoded by the coding sequence ATGCGCAATCAAACAGGGATCAACACCACCAGACCGGAGAATCAATCAGCGACTGCTTCTACTCTGTTCACTGACGCGGCATGGAAAGCACAAGATAGAACTGCAGGCTGTGGTTGGATCATACACAAtccacaagagagagagacaactCACGGCACATCGACAGAACTCTGTGTCGCATCACCTTTGATGGCGGAAGCTCTAGCAGTCCGGGAAGCACTGCTTCATGCTAGGTCCCTCCATCTCTCCAATATCTGCCTTAAATCAGATAATCAGGTGCTGGTTAAAGCACTAACCTCGAAGCAACATCCGGTGGAACTCTACGGAATCAACTTGGATATCGAGAACCTATCTTCATcgttttcttctgtttcctttTCTTACATCTCTAGGACTTTAAATTCTGCTGCAGATGCTTTAGCAAAATCTGCTTTGTATGGCTTGAACATTTAG
- the LOC125578252 gene encoding uncharacterized protein LOC125578252 → MFVNWSELLSWIRAPASTKLSLLRKLAAHTVVYHLWKQRNNLVHNQVSITPQALFYSIDKELRNIISARRHMKHFDPLMAMWLR, encoded by the coding sequence ATGTTTGTAAACTGGTCTGAACTCCTTTCTTGGATCAGAGCTCCAGCTTCTACCAAGCTTTCTCTTCTTCGAAAGCTAGCAGCCCACACAGTGGTATATCACCTCTGGAAACAGAGGAACAACTtggttcacaatcaagtttctaTCACACCGCAGGCATTGTTCTACAGCATTGATAAAGAGCTACGGAACATCATCTCTGCAAGGAGGCATATGAAGCATTTTGACCCTCTCATGGCCATGTGGCTGAGATAA